CCCGGCCGAGGGCGCCCGTGCTGCGCAGGCCGGTCAGCAGCTCGGCCAGCTCGCCGGTGGCCGGGCCCAGGTCCAGCTCGGGGGTGGTGGGCACGCCGGTGGCCGTGGCGACCGCGAAGGGGCCGGTGAGCTGGCGGTGCACCAGGGGCGGCAGCACCACGGCGGCCCAGGAGCCCACGGCGGCGTCGGCCAGGACGTCGGCGGCGGCGTCGCGGACCTGCTCGTCGACCAGCGCGACCGCGGGGTGCTCGGGGCCCAGGACGTCCTCGCGGAGCACCCGCTCGAGCGCCGCGGCGTCCCCGATGGTGCTGCGCTCCAGCTGGGCGACCAGGACCGCGGCCCGGTCCTCGCCGGCCGGCGCTGCGGCCGGTGCGTGGGCGACGGTGCGCAGGTGCGGGACGGCGGCGGCCAGCTCCCGGGCCTTCCGGGCGCGGACGGCGACGGTGGCGCGCTGCTCGCGGTCGCCCCCGGCGGCCGGGTGCGCGGCGGCGAGCCGCCCCAGGGCGTCCGCGTCCGCGGCCAGCCCGGCGAGCAGGGCGTCGGCGACGGCACGGCCGTGCGGCAGCCGCACCAGGTCGAACCCGAGCGTGGCGGCACTGACGAGCGAGTAGGGCACGGCGTCTCCCCCGGACGTAGGTCCCGCCATGCTCGCCGCCACCGGCTGCTCACGCCACGTGGCCATCACTCGCAGGCAGGACACCACCGCCGTGTCACCTGCGTGTCCGACGCGAATCAGCTCCGAATCGGATACGCAGAGTGACAACGGGGGGCAAGGCCTCCGGCTACGGGCTGACCGCCTTGTGCACGTCGAGAGCCAGCAGCAGCTGCCCGTCCAGCTTGAACGCCCCGCGGATCAGCTCCCGGCCGGCACCGCCGAGGGTGTCCGGCGGTGCCTCGAAGTCGGCCGGGTCGACGTCCACGACGTCGGCGATGGCGTCGACCAGCAGGCTGACCGCCTCGCCGTGCAGGCGCACGACGATGACGACGGCGGCGGTGTCCTCGGGCCGCGGCGGCCGGCCGAGCCGCTCGCGCAGCTCGATCGCGGTGACCACCTGCCCACGCAGGTTGATCAGCCCGGCGACGGCGGCCGGGGCCAGCGGCACCCGGGTCAGGCCCTGGCTCTTCAGGACCTCCTGCACGTGCGCCACCTCGACGCCGTACAGGTCGCCGTCCAGCCAGAAGGTGGCCAGCTGGCCGCCGATGGCGGGGGCCTCGGCAGTGGTCATCGTCAGGCCTCCAGGAGGGACGCCGGGACGCCGTCCGGCGTCACGGGGGTCGAGTAGAACGCCGGGTCGGCGGCGAGGATGGCGGCTCGGACGTCGAGCAGCTCGGTCACCTTGTCGCCGAGCACGGCCGAGCCGAGCAGGCCCATGTCGTCGATGTCGCTGCGCACGGCGGCCTCGCCGTCGACGATGTCGAGGATCTCCTCGACCACGATGGCCACGCTGCGGCCGTGGTCGCTGTAGACGATCACCTCGAGGACCTCGCGGTCGCTCTCGCCGTAGGAGCCCAGGTGCCGGTCCAGGCGGACGATCGGCAGGATCGCCCCGCGGTACTGCACCACCTCGCGGTTGCCGACCCGCTCCACCGACTCGGTGCGCACCTGCTCCAGGCGGGTGACGGTGTCCAGCGGGATGGCGACCCGGCGGGCCCCGCCGATGGCGGCCAGCAGCATCCGCTGCCGCTCGGCGTCGCTCGCTGCGGCGCGCAGCGCCGCCGCGCGGGACTCCTGGCGCTCGGTGGTCTCGGTGCGCAGCGCCCGGCGGGCCAGGGCCTGCACGTCGAGGATGAGGGCCACGGTGCCGTCTCCGAGGACGGTGGCACCGGAGTAGAGGCCGATCGCCTTGAGCTGGCCGCCGACGGCCTTGACCACGATCTCCTCGGTGTTGATGACCCGGTCGACGACCAGGCCGAAGCGCCGGCCCTCCGAGCGCAGGACGGCGATGACCACGTGCCCGTCGTGCCGGTCGGAGGTCAGGCCGAGGACGTCGGTGAGCCGGACCAGCGGCAGCAGCTCGCCGCGCAGCCGGTACACCGGCGCGCCGCCGACCTCCTCGACGGCGCTGGCGGCCTTCTCCGCGTCCAGGCTGACCAGCTCCTGCAGGCTGATCTGCGGGATGGCGTAGCGGTCGCCGGCGCACTCGACGGTCAGCGCCGGGACGATGGCCAGGGTCAGCGGGATGCGCAGCCGGCAGACGGTGCCCTGGCCGTGCACCGACTCGACCTCGATGGTGCCGCCGATGGACTCGATGTTGGTCTTGACGACGTCCATGCCGACGCCGCGGCCGGACACGTTGGTGACCGCCGCGGCCGTGGAGAAGCCGGGCAGGAAGATCATCTGCAGCAGGTCCTGCGGGCTCATCCGGGACAGCGCGTCGTGCGTGATCAGCCCCCGCTCGACACCCTTGGCGCCGATGCGGGCCGGGTCGATCCCCGCGCCGTCGTCGGCGACCTCCACGACGACCTGGCCGCTCTCGTGCCGCGCCCGCAGCGTCAGCACGCCCTCGGCCGGCTTGCCGGCGGCCCGGCGCGCGTCCGGTGCCTCGATGCCGTGGTCGACGGAGTTGCGGACCAGGTGGGTCAGCGGGTCCTTGACCGCCTCCAGCAGGGTCTTGTCGAGCTCGGTGTCCTTGCCCTCCATGTCCAGGCGGACGGTCTTGCCGCACTGGATGCCCAGGTCGCGCACGACCCGCGGCAGCTTGGACCAGATGTGGTCGATCGGCTGCATGCGGGTCTTCATGACCCCCTCCTGCAGCTCGCTGGCGATCAGGTTGAGCCGCTGGGAGGACCGCAGCAGGTCGGTGTCGTTGGAGCGCCCGACGTGCTGGACGATCTGGTTGCGGGTGAGCACCAGCTCCCCGACCAGCAGCATCAGCTCGTCGAGCAGGTCGACGTCCACCCGGATGGTGCTGTCGGCGACGCCGCGGCGGGCCTGGGAGCCGGCGTCGGCGGCGGGGGCCGCCTCCGGCTCGTGCGGGGCCTCGTGCGCCGGCTCGGGGACGGCCTCGGCCGCGGGGACGGGGCGGGGGGCGGGGACGGCGGGCGCCTCGGCCGCAGGGGCGGGCACCTCGACGGCGGCGGCCGGTGCCTGCACGGTGGCCGGGACCTCGGGGGTGGGCCCGGTGGCGGCCGCGGGGGCCGGCTCGGGCGCGGGCCTGTCCTCCATGGCGGCGGTGATGTCCGCGACGACGTCGGCGACGTCCACCGCCCCCTCGCCGCCGGTGGCCTCGATGGAGGCCAGCAGCGAGCGGACGGTGTCGACCATGCGCAGCAGCACGCTGGTCCGGTGCGGGGTGAGCTCCAGCGCGCCGTCGCGCAGCCGGGAGAGCATGTTCTCCCCGACGTGGGTGACCTCCTCCAGGCGGTTGAAGGCCAGGAAGCCGCTGGTGCCCTTGATGGTGTGGATCGTGCGGAAGATGCTGGAGATCCGCTCCCGGGAGTCGGGCTCCTGCTCGAGGGCGACCAGGTCGGTGTCCAGCTGGTCGAGGTTCTCGTGGCTCTCGACCAGGAACTCCTCGACGATGTCGTCCAGACCGTCCACGGTGCTCTCCCTCTCTCCACGGGGCGTGCGCGCCCCGGGGGAGTCATCGGCAGTCCGGCGGCCCGGTTGACCCCAACCGCCGCACCGGTCGACGTGCCGGCCCGGTCCCGGCGCGCCAGGACGCCGCGACGCCCCGGACCGTGGACCGGTCCGGGGCGTCAGGTGGTGTGCTGGAACGGCCCCCGTGCAGGGCCCCACGCCGAGCGGAGCGAGGTCTGAGGGGCACGGGGGTGGCCCCCCTGCAGGGTCCCGCCACGAGCCTGCGAGTGACGGGGGGCAGGGGGGTCCTTCACCTAGCAGCGGAAGCGGCCCACCAGCTCCTGCAGCTCCGCCGACATCCGGGAGAGGTCCTCGGCGGCCGCGGAGGAGTTGGTCGCCCCGGTGGTCGTCTCCTGGGCGGCCTGGGCCACCCCGGTGACGTTGCGGGCGATCTCCGAGGCGCCGGCCGCGGCCTCGGAGACGTTGCGGGCCATCTCGTTGGTGGTCGCGGTCTGCTCCTCCACCGCGGAGGCGATGGTGGTCTGCCGGTCGGAGATCTGCCCGACGATCACCGAGATCTCCTCGATCGCGGTCACCGCCGCCGTGGTGTCGCCCTGGATGGCCTGCACGCGGCGGGCGATGTCCTCGGTCGCCTTGGCCGTCTCCTGCGCCAGCTCCTTGACCTCGTTGGCCACCACCGCGAAGCCCTTGCCCGCCTCCCCGGCCCGCGCCGCCTCGATGGTGGCGTTCAGCGCCAGCAGGTTCGTCTGCTCCGCGATCGACGTGATCACCTTCACCACGTTGCCGATCTCCGCCGACGACTCTCCGAGCTTGGTCACCGTCGCCGACGTCGTCTCCACCGCCGTCACCGCCCGCGCCGCCACGTCGGAGGCCTCCGCCGCGTTGGTCGCGATCTCCCGGATCGACGCACCCATCTCCTCGGTGCCCGCGGCGACGGTCTGCACGTTGCTGGACACCTCCTCGGCGGCGGCCGAGACCGCGCCGGCCTGCGCCGCGGACTGCTGGGCGTTGGAGGACATGGTCCCCGAGGTGGCCGACAGCTCCTCGGAGGCGGCGGCCAGGGTCTGCGCGTTGGCCCCGATGCTGCGCATCGCCGAGCCGACGTTGTCGATGGCCGCGTTCAGGGCGCGGGCCATGTCGCCGACCTCGTCCCGGGTGTCGATGTCCAGGTGCCGGTCCAGCCGGCCGGCGGCGACCCCCTGCAGCACCTCGACGGTCCGGCGCAGCGGGCCGGCGACCAGCCGGCCGAGGCCGAACGCCAGGCCCAGGCCCAGGACGACGGCGCCGACGATGACGGTGACGATCGTCGTCCGGGCGGTGCCGTAGGCCGCCTCCGCCGCACTGACGCTGGCCCGGGCGTCGTCGTTCTCGATGACCAGCAGCTCGTCGACGATGTCGGCGATCCGGTCCGACGGGGCCGACGCCTTGTCCTTGCGGACGGCGAGGAAGACCGGCAGGTTGCCGGCGCGGGCCAGCGGCAGCAGCTCGGTGTCGCGGATCTGCCGGTAACCCGCGAGCAGCTCGTCGAACTCGGCGATGAACTCGACCTGCTGGCCCTCCAGGCCCTCCTTGTAGGCGACGACCTGCTCGTCGATCCCGGCGTCGAGCTCGGCGATGCGGTTCTCGAGCTCCGTGCGGGTCGCCGGGTCGGTCTGCAGCGCCAGGTCGGTGACCCGGTAGCGCATCGTCTGGAAGCGCGCCTCGATCTTGCCCAGCTGCTCGGCGGCGGAGATGCGGTCGTCGAGCAGCACCTGGATGCGCTCCTGTGCGGCGCCGAGCTGGGTGAGCCCGAGCAGGCCCACGGCGGCGGTGCAGACGACCATCACCAGGAATCCGGCGAGCAGCTTCGGCGCCGTCTTGAGGTTGCGGAAGAAGCCGATCGGCCCGCCCGGGCTGCGCGCGGGGGCCTTCGTCGTCGTGC
This window of the Geodermatophilus sp. DSM 44513 genome carries:
- a CDS encoding methyl-accepting chemotaxis protein codes for the protein MSTTTKAPARSPGGPIGFFRNLKTAPKLLAGFLVMVVCTAAVGLLGLTQLGAAQERIQVLLDDRISAAEQLGKIEARFQTMRYRVTDLALQTDPATRTELENRIAELDAGIDEQVVAYKEGLEGQQVEFIAEFDELLAGYRQIRDTELLPLARAGNLPVFLAVRKDKASAPSDRIADIVDELLVIENDDARASVSAAEAAYGTARTTIVTVIVGAVVLGLGLAFGLGRLVAGPLRRTVEVLQGVAAGRLDRHLDIDTRDEVGDMARALNAAIDNVGSAMRSIGANAQTLAAASEELSATSGTMSSNAQQSAAQAGAVSAAAEEVSSNVQTVAAGTEEMGASIREIATNAAEASDVAARAVTAVETTSATVTKLGESSAEIGNVVKVITSIAEQTNLLALNATIEAARAGEAGKGFAVVANEVKELAQETAKATEDIARRVQAIQGDTTAAVTAIEEISVIVGQISDRQTTIASAVEEQTATTNEMARNVSEAAAGASEIARNVTGVAQAAQETTTGATNSSAAAEDLSRMSAELQELVGRFRC
- a CDS encoding chemotaxis protein CheW, producing MTTAEAPAIGGQLATFWLDGDLYGVEVAHVQEVLKSQGLTRVPLAPAAVAGLINLRGQVVTAIELRERLGRPPRPEDTAAVVIVVRLHGEAVSLLVDAIADVVDVDPADFEAPPDTLGGAGRELIRGAFKLDGQLLLALDVHKAVSP
- a CDS encoding chemotaxis protein CheW; protein product: MDGLDDIVEEFLVESHENLDQLDTDLVALEQEPDSRERISSIFRTIHTIKGTSGFLAFNRLEEVTHVGENMLSRLRDGALELTPHRTSVLLRMVDTVRSLLASIEATGGEGAVDVADVVADITAAMEDRPAPEPAPAAATGPTPEVPATVQAPAAAVEVPAPAAEAPAVPAPRPVPAAEAVPEPAHEAPHEPEAAPAADAGSQARRGVADSTIRVDVDLLDELMLLVGELVLTRNQIVQHVGRSNDTDLLRSSQRLNLIASELQEGVMKTRMQPIDHIWSKLPRVVRDLGIQCGKTVRLDMEGKDTELDKTLLEAVKDPLTHLVRNSVDHGIEAPDARRAAGKPAEGVLTLRARHESGQVVVEVADDGAGIDPARIGAKGVERGLITHDALSRMSPQDLLQMIFLPGFSTAAAVTNVSGRGVGMDVVKTNIESIGGTIEVESVHGQGTVCRLRIPLTLAIVPALTVECAGDRYAIPQISLQELVSLDAEKAASAVEEVGGAPVYRLRGELLPLVRLTDVLGLTSDRHDGHVVIAVLRSEGRRFGLVVDRVINTEEIVVKAVGGQLKAIGLYSGATVLGDGTVALILDVQALARRALRTETTERQESRAAALRAAASDAERQRMLLAAIGGARRVAIPLDTVTRLEQVRTESVERVGNREVVQYRGAILPIVRLDRHLGSYGESDREVLEVIVYSDHGRSVAIVVEEILDIVDGEAAVRSDIDDMGLLGSAVLGDKVTELLDVRAAILAADPAFYSTPVTPDGVPASLLEA